CCTGTGTCAGGATAGTTGTCGGATGGGGTTGGGGTGGGGTTGGTTCGGCCCCCCCGAAGGTGAGCGTAGCGAACCGAAGGGGGGGCCGGCGGCGGCGAGCCGCCGATGCCCCTCTCCCACCAACAACCTGAACTGGGGGCGGGTGGAGCTGACCACCCATGCGGTATTCGAAGACGTTCAAGGCGAAGATGGTGCAGAAACTGGCCGATCCCCGTGGGCTCACCGCAGGAGAGCTCGCCCAGGAGGTGGGCGTGCACCAGACCACGTTGTCGCGTTGGTTGCGGGAGGCTGGTAGGGTAGCGGACCGAGACATTTGCTCCTTTCCGACCATCCCAGGAGATCCATGACTTCCAAGCGCCCCCAAGACTGGACCGGCGAGGAAAAGCTCAACGCCGTCATCGAGGCGGCCACCGTGCCGGAGGAGGACCTGGGGGCCTTTCTGCGCCGCAAGGCCTGCACGAGGCCCAGCTCAAGGAGTGGCGCCAGATCGTGCTCTCGGGCCTGGAGAAGCGCCCTGCTTGGCCAGCGGAGGGCCGCACGCCGGAGGCCCCCCGGCTACGAGAGCTCGAGCGCGAGCTGGCGCGCAAGGACAAGGCCTTGGCGGAGGCGGCGGCGCCCCACAGACCGAGAACGACAGGATGCTCTGGCTCCGCAACCTGGTCCGCTTTCTGGTCGGAGTGTCTTTCTTCGCCATGCACTTCCTTTCCATGCTCTCCGAACCGCCCCTCACCCGGCCCCCGCCGGAGAGCTCCACCAGAGATGGGCCAGCTCGATCTCGATCTCCTGGAAGGGTTCGGCGCGGACGCGATCGTTGCCGCCGTATAGGCCGCGGACCACCCAAGACCGAGACGAGGCGTCGAGGGCGTAGACCTCCAGGGTGCGGTGGAGGGGATCCAGGAGCCAGAGGTGGGCCACGCCGTGGTTCCGGTAGATGGCGGTCTTCTGGATGCGGTCCAGCCGGACCGTGCCGGGGGAGAGCACCTCGCAGACCCAGTCGGGGGTGACGGAGATCCAGTTGTGCTCTTCCGACTCGATCAGCCGTTCCCGCCTCCACCCGGCCAGGTCGGGCACGAGGATGTGCTCCCCGAGGCCAAGCTCCGGTTCCACGAGGATGACCCAGCCCCCCGGTCCCCCGCGCCCGAGCTGGTAGGGCGGCCCCACTTCCTTGTCGAGGGACGAGGTGGCAAAGACGTGCCGCCTCGAGGGGCGCGGCGTGACCACGAGCTCGCCGGCTACGATCTCGCCGGTGGCGTTCTCGGGAATGCGAGAGAGGTCCTCGTAGGTGGCGGCTCTTCCCGCGGGCTGGGGCATCTCGGAGCGCCTCCCGGCTAGGAGAAGGAGGGACACGCGGGGACACCCTACCAGCGGGCACTGCTGAAGTAAATCCGGCCCGTGGCGGTGCCCGGTAGGAGCCGGCGCCTGCCGACGATCCGGCCAAGGGCCGGCTGACTCGTAGGGACAGCCCCGCGGGAGCCGTGTCGCCTGCGGGAGCAGGCTCCTACCTGCCGTTGAGAGCCGGTCGGGAAGACAGGTGCCCCGCCGGACGGACCGAGCGTCGACCGCGGGAAACCCCAAAGGCTGGTTGACGCTCCCCCGCCCGGAGGTAGGGTTCTCCTCCGGCGGGGGGAGGGACCAAGGGGGGAGCGGAGGGTGCGGCGATGGACGAGAAGAAGCGCGAAGCCATGATGAACGCGTGGATGGCGGCGGGAACGCCGGGCACGCCCCACGAGCTCCTGGGGCGGATGGTGGGGAGCTGGGAGGTGCGGGGGCGGATGTGGATGGAAGGCCCCGAGGGGCCGGTCTCGGAGAGCCGGGGCACGGTGGAGACCCGGTGGCTCCTGCCCGGGCTGTGGGTGCAGGACGAGGTGGAGATGGAGATGATGGGCCGGCCCTTCCGGGGCTACGGCGTCTCCGGTTACGACAACCTGAAGAAGAAGTACGTGGCCATGTGGTGCGACAGCACCAGCACCGCGCTGCTCACCATGGAGGGGAACCTGGACGCCGGGGGGAAGACCCTGGCCCTCTTCGGGGTGGCCAACGACCCGGTGACGGGGGAGCAGGACAAGCTCATGGGGTACGTCACCCACTTCGAGGACGCCGACCACCACCGCTTCGAGATCCGCGACTACGCCCTCTCCCCCGAGGGGGTGCGGACGATGGAGCTTCTCTACGCGAGGAAGAAGTAGGCCGGAGACGGGAGCCCGGCGACTCTCGGGCTTCTGGGAGGCGCGGCCGGCTGCTGAGGAGCCGGCTTGGCGCTACGCCTGTGGCCACACCTGGAAGCCAGCACGCTCGAAGTGCCGATCGAAGGCGAAGGCGCAACGAATCCGGTGTCTTCGCATGAGCACAAAGGAGATGCAGTCGGTAAAGGACACCTCCTGGTCCGCGAACTTCTCAAGAAGCTCCACAGCCTGGACCTCGTCTTCGGGGACGGGCCGGAGGATAAGGAGCGACGGCGACGCGAGCAGCCCCCGAGCCCTGTCCGCGGCAAAGGCATAGCCGGCGCGCCTTCCGAGCAGGGTGAACGTCTCGTCGAGGACGAAGTTGCTGGTCGCGCAGCGGCGCCCATCCCCTGCCAACCGGCGCCATGCGGCAACGGCTGTTCGGTGATGCTGGTCGCGCTCGATGTGGCG
The sequence above is a segment of the Thermodesulfobacteriota bacterium genome. Coding sequences within it:
- a CDS encoding transposase, with protein sequence MRYSKTFKAKMVQKLADPRGLTAGELAQEVGVHQTTLSRWLREAGRVADRDICSFPTIPGDP
- a CDS encoding Uma2 family endonuclease → MPQPAGRAATYEDLSRIPENATGEIVAGELVVTPRPSRRHVFATSSLDKEVGPPYQLGRGGPGGWVILVEPELGLGEHILVPDLAGWRRERLIESEEHNWISVTPDWVCEVLSPGTVRLDRIQKTAIYRNHGVAHLWLLDPLHRTLEVYALDASSRSWVVRGLYGGNDRVRAEPFQEIEIELAHLWWSSPAGAG
- a CDS encoding DUF1579 domain-containing protein, with product MDEKKREAMMNAWMAAGTPGTPHELLGRMVGSWEVRGRMWMEGPEGPVSESRGTVETRWLLPGLWVQDEVEMEMMGRPFRGYGVSGYDNLKKKYVAMWCDSTSTALLTMEGNLDAGGKTLALFGVANDPVTGEQDKLMGYVTHFEDADHHRFEIRDYALSPEGVRTMELLYARKK
- a CDS encoding type II toxin-antitoxin system VapC family toxin, which produces MIFIDTGPFLARHIERDQHHRTAVAAWRRLAGDGRRCATSNFVLDETFTLLGRRAGYAFAADRARGLLASPSLLILRPVPEDEVQAVELLEKFADQEVSFTDCISFVLMRRHRIRCAFAFDRHFERAGFQVWPQA